The following proteins are encoded in a genomic region of Populus trichocarpa isolate Nisqually-1 chromosome 13, P.trichocarpa_v4.1, whole genome shotgun sequence:
- the LOC7494389 gene encoding uncharacterized protein LOC7494389, giving the protein METLISPTKTQPFYSPSPLPQTKHHQSFSDPLTSLRFKLREKPNQGLCLAQRLNHVVAARCGNRGPVAELERDMEAEMNLEGEDDWIVEIGKLREECEESKGMVELLECLEREAIMGDDEGRDPTDYNRRAQIFNKSSQVFTALKERTTLSHGQS; this is encoded by the coding sequence ATGGAAACACTTATTTCTCCCACAAAAACACAACCTTTTTATTCACCAAGTCCTCTCCCACAAACCAAACACCATCAAAGTTTTTCTGATCCATTGACTAGCTTGAGGTTCAAACTCAGAGAGAAGCCTAATCAAGGTCTATGTTTGGCCCAAAGATTGAATCATGTGGTGGCAGCTAGGTGTGGTAATCGGGGTCCGGTGGCGGAGCTGGAAAGAGATATGGAGGCTGAAATGAACCTAGAAGGGGAAGATGATTGGATTGTGGAGATTGGGAAGTTGAGAGAGGAATGTGAAGAAAGCAAAGGAATGGTGGAGCTGTTGGAATGCTTGGAGAGAGAAGCAATCATGGGAGATGATGAGGGAAGAGACCCTACTGATTACAACAGAAGAGCTCAGATTTTTAACAAAAGTTCTCAAGTTTTCACTGCTCTAAAGGAACGTACCACACTTTCTCATGGCCAATCATGA